A portion of the Bifidobacterium crudilactis genome contains these proteins:
- a CDS encoding MATE family efflux transporter: MSKDPPSPPRGRTELRDRNGRQPTQWHLFLKSVLPLAGPIAFQQFMLALSSSVDSLMLAGTGQEELAAVALAAQYQFFFSLFLAALTLGMSILVAQYWGAGNTHAIESILSCVMRYAVLLSLIFCAVLATIPRTLMHLMTNDPMLITLGAQYLRVSAVSYVFLGISQIYLCLMKNTGFVVMSTAVSSVGVLIHIIVNATLIYGHFGFPALGILGAALSSIVSRAFECIWPLLHSLCGGRIRVQPTLMLRTQRVLERDYWRYCLPVLGNEIVWGGGFMVYTVIMGHLNTDAIAANSIANIVKDLVVCFCLGLGNGGGIYIGNLLGQNRLSDAKETARRLCHLAIAVGALTGGVILLLRPFILHATNLSPRANEYLSWMLIICSYYVVGKSINSTTVAGIFPAGGDARFGLLCDSVTMWIIVIPLGMMAAFTWKLPVLWVYALLNVDEIIKLPAVFAHYRRYGWLHNVTRATTD, from the coding sequence ATGAGTAAGGACCCGCCGTCGCCGCCCCGGGGCCGGACCGAACTCCGGGATCGTAACGGTAGGCAGCCGACGCAATGGCACCTCTTTCTGAAATCGGTGCTGCCTTTGGCTGGACCGATAGCATTTCAGCAATTCATGCTCGCGCTGTCCTCATCCGTGGATTCATTGATGCTGGCAGGGACAGGTCAGGAGGAGCTTGCTGCGGTCGCGCTTGCCGCGCAATACCAATTCTTCTTCAGCCTTTTCCTCGCCGCCCTGACGTTGGGCATGAGTATCCTCGTAGCCCAATACTGGGGTGCAGGCAATACGCATGCCATCGAGTCGATTCTGTCGTGCGTCATGAGATACGCCGTGCTGTTGTCTCTCATATTCTGCGCGGTGCTCGCCACGATTCCCCGGACACTCATGCACCTAATGACCAACGATCCCATGCTGATCACGCTCGGCGCGCAGTACCTTCGGGTGTCCGCGGTGTCATACGTGTTCCTGGGAATATCCCAGATCTATCTGTGCCTGATGAAGAACACGGGATTCGTGGTCATGAGCACGGCGGTCAGCTCTGTCGGCGTGCTCATACACATCATTGTGAATGCAACGCTCATTTATGGCCACTTCGGATTCCCTGCTTTAGGCATCCTAGGCGCCGCCTTGTCATCAATCGTCTCTCGAGCGTTCGAATGTATCTGGCCTCTTTTGCATTCACTATGCGGAGGTCGAATCCGCGTGCAACCAACCCTGATGCTGCGAACGCAACGAGTGCTGGAACGTGATTACTGGAGATACTGCCTGCCGGTGCTCGGCAATGAAATCGTCTGGGGCGGCGGTTTCATGGTGTACACCGTCATCATGGGGCACCTCAATACCGACGCGATTGCCGCGAACTCCATCGCGAACATCGTCAAGGACCTCGTGGTCTGTTTCTGTTTGGGCTTGGGCAACGGAGGAGGTATCTACATCGGAAACCTGCTCGGTCAAAACAGGCTGTCGGATGCCAAGGAGACTGCCCGAAGACTCTGCCATCTAGCAATAGCGGTGGGTGCGCTCACCGGTGGTGTCATCCTGCTGTTACGCCCATTCATCCTGCACGCCACCAATCTCTCGCCGCGCGCCAACGAGTATCTATCGTGGATGCTCATCATCTGCTCGTATTACGTGGTCGGCAAATCCATCAACTCCACAACCGTCGCGGGCATCTTCCCCGCAGGAGGGGACGCACGCTTCGGACTGTTATGCGACAGTGTGACCATGTGGATCATCGTGATCCCACTCGGCATGATGGCGGCCTTCACCTGGAAGCTGCCGGTGCTATGGGTATATGCGCTGCTCAACGTCGACGAAATCATCAAACTGCCTGCAGTATTCGCCCACTACCGGCGATACGGTTGGCTGCACAACGTCACTCGGGCGACAACCGACTAA
- a CDS encoding sugar O-acetyltransferase gives MRTMRERINEGLLFTDNCEGLPEERTAAKRLMYQFNNSDPDDVEQRAALIARIFGISAQQAATFWVEPPFCFAYGTHIKVGGGTYINASCNFIDDGTLTIGDHVMFGPNVNIATVSHPINPAMRGYMYASPVTIGNDCWIGAGVTICPGVTIGAGTTIGAGSVVTKDIPANVVAVGNPCRTLREIGPDDLNNYNHGHPFDPSDLDEERQLRDRPFQSER, from the coding sequence ATGAGAACCATGCGCGAACGGATCAACGAAGGGCTGCTGTTCACCGACAACTGCGAAGGCCTTCCCGAAGAGCGGACCGCCGCGAAGCGGCTGATGTACCAGTTCAACAACAGCGACCCCGACGATGTCGAGCAGCGTGCGGCGCTCATCGCCAGAATCTTCGGCATCAGCGCGCAGCAAGCCGCCACATTCTGGGTGGAACCACCGTTCTGCTTTGCGTACGGCACCCACATCAAGGTTGGCGGCGGCACATACATCAACGCGAGTTGCAATTTCATCGACGACGGAACGCTGACCATCGGCGACCATGTCATGTTCGGACCAAATGTCAACATCGCAACCGTCAGCCACCCCATCAACCCAGCCATGCGAGGATACATGTACGCAAGCCCCGTCACTATCGGCAACGACTGCTGGATAGGAGCCGGAGTGACGATCTGCCCAGGAGTGACCATAGGAGCCGGAACCACAATCGGCGCAGGAAGCGTAGTCACCAAAGACATCCCCGCAAACGTCGTAGCGGTCGGCAACCCATGCAGGACACTACGCGAGATTGGCCCTGACGACCTCAACAACTACAATCACGGTCACCCCTTCGACCCATCGGATCTGGACGAAGAACGACAGCTCCGGGACCGACCGTTCCAATCCGAAAGATAA